The nucleotide sequence CGCCACCCAGAACCCCACCGTCGTCGAGCAGTTCGGCGGCGGGGTCAGCCTGGACCACGAGCAGCGCTACGCGCGCGCCGACGAGTTCATCGACGTCGTGCTGCGCCTGTGGGACTCACGGCAGCGGCGCTTTTCCCCCACGATCAAGGAGATACGCGCCGCTACCGCGGGCCCGGGAGGTTCGGTCGTCCCGGGTCAGCTGTTCGCGTCGGCGGGCTCCATGCCGTGCTGGTCGACCACGGCGCGTCGCAGGATCGCCTGGCTGCCGAACAGGACGTCGGCCTTGCCGGGCTTGTGGTCCTTCGTCAGGTACGAGCGGGAGCCGAGGAAGGCGAGCGTGTGCTTGTCGAAGATCCACTCGTCGCGTGTCGCCGTTCCGGTGTCGTCGAGGGTGACGCCGATGCCGTGGCGGCCCGCCGCGTCGACCGCGTCGGGGATCTCCGTCACGCCGGGGATCTTCGCGACGGCCCGGTAGAACGCGGCGGCGTTCGCCGCCGGCATGACCGTCTGGCTCAGCAGATCGCCGGCCCTGAAGAACACGGCCTGGTCCTCGGTCTCCCCGTCAGCCGGGCGGATTTGGGCGCGGAGCAGGGCGAGCAGCGCGTCGGGGTCGGTGGGCAGGGACGCCAGCCACTTGTACGTGGGACGGTCGATGCCCGCGGGCACGGCGCCGGTGTCGTCCGAGCCGTCAGGGGTCGACGCCTCGATCGGGACGTCCTCGTCCGGCATCGTCGCGCCCTTGCCCGACTCCCGGGTCCAGCCGATGGTGGTGACAGGGGCCGGGTCCTGCGACAGCCAGGCCTCCTGCTTGTACGCGGGGCCGAGCTTCACCGGGCCGTCGAGGACTCCCTCGTTCGACCTGACCAGGCTCTGGACATAGACGAACTGACTGTCCTTCACGGCTTTCGTGTCGGTCTCCATGGACGCGGCGGCGATCCGGCCGAGCAGGACGGTGGCACCGCGCCCGGTGTCAGGACCGGCCGCAGGTGCGCGGTCGTTGTGCGGAGTCAGTGTGATGACGAGAGCCGCAGCAAGTGCCGCCGCCACGGCGGGCATCACCACCGCGGGGCGGGTCAGCCGGCGGCGCGGCCGTGCGGTGCGCTGTTCGTCGTCGATCCGCCGCAGCAGCACGTTCCTGTGGTGGAGGTGGCGGCCCGGCGGAAGGTCCCGCTCGGGCAGTTCCGGCAGCAGCCGGGCCAGCACGGCGACGTCCGCCTCCGGTTCGGCGGTCAGGGAACCGGAGTCGGTGGGGTCGTTCGGAGTGTTCGGGTCGTTCGGAGTGGTCGGGCTCATCGGGTTTCCTCCTGTAGGGGCAGGGCCGCGAACACGGCCTCACTCGCTACCTCTCCGCGGTCGCGCCGCGGTTCCGTGTTCTCCTCGGTGAGCCGGCTGAGCTTGGCGCGGGCGCGTGACAGCCGCGACCTGACGGTGCCGACGGGAATGCCGAGTGCCTGCGCGGTCTGCTGGTAGTCCAGACCCGCCCACACGCACAACGCCAGCACCTCGCGCTCCTGGCGGCGCAACCGGCCCAGCGCATCCTGCACCGCGGCGAGCGTGCGGGCGTCGTCGATGCGGCCGGCCGTCTCCTCGGCGAAGTCCGCCACCGCGGGCGGCGGCGGACGGTGGGCCAGGAAGGCGAGCCGTCTGCGCCGGCTCCGGTTGGCGTTGTGCACCTTGTGTGTCGCGATGCCGAGCAGCCAGGGTCTGAGCGACCCGCCGTCCGGCTCCAGCCGCTCCCGGGTGCGCCAGGCGGCGAGGAACGTCTCGGACATGACCTCCTCGGCCGCCGACCAGTCGCCGGTCAGCCGCAGGGCGTGGTTGTAGACCGTCCGCGCGTGCTCCTCGTACAGCTCGGCGAAGGCGGAGCGGTCGCCCGCGCGGATACGTGCCCGCATCGGATCCTCTAGTTCTGTATGCCTCACACCACTTACTCTCCGCACCGCCCCGGGGGTTCCTGTGCCCTCGGTCACACCACGGTCCCCGCACCCGCCCCGGTGGCACCGGCGACCGGCCAGGACCTACTGCCGCGCGCGGGCCTCGCCCTGGGCGACCTCCACGCTGGTGTGCAGACTGATCGCCCCCGCCGCCGCGGCGCCGGACGAGACTCCGGCGCATACGAGCAGGACCAGGGCGATGGCCGGCGCCAATCGCCGGTGTCCCGTCGGCCGGTGGAGCAGGGCGGCGACGCGCCGGGGGACAGGCCCGGTCGCCGCTGCCGCGGTGAAAGCCGGCCGGCCGGGCGGTGTGTCGCGCGACGCGAGTGCGGCCCGGCCGATCGCCCGCGCCGTCAGCCGCCGGTCGCCCGTGGCCAGCGCGGCGGCCTCGTCGGCGCTCCGCTCGGCGGCGAGGGCGACGGCGCCCCGTACCGTCCGCAGCGCCGGGTGGCACCGCGCGGCGAGTTCCGCCGCGCCGAGGAAGTAGTGGTGGCGGCCCGCCAGATGCGCCCGTTCATGGGCGAAGAGCGCCTCGCGCTCGGCCGGGTCGAGGACACGCAGCATGCCGCTGGTGACCACGATCCTGCCGGGCCTGCCCGGCAGGGCGTACGCGTCGGCCCTGTCGTCGTCGATGACGCTCAGGTCCCCGGCGGCCGGCACACGCGCCGCGTACGACCGGGCGGTACGCAGCAGCCGCCACTGGCGCAGCACGGAGCGGGCGACCGTAACCGCGCAGCAGACGAGGGCGCCGAAGGCGAGGCCACCGAGTCCGAGCAGCGCCGCAGGGTCGAGGACGGCGGTGGGCGCCACGTTGAGCGGACGGACCAGCTCGCCCAGCCGGGCGAGGACGGGGACGCGCAGCGCGCCGGGCAGCAGCAGCGCGCCGAGCGAGGCGAGGCAGCTCGTGGCGAGCACCACGCTCGTCAGGGTCAGTGTCCACAGCGCGGCGACCGGTGGGAGCCGGTCGACGACGCGGTACGCGAAGAGCGGCGCGGCGAACGGCACGAGCAGCGGGACGAGGAGCAGGACGATCACTGGTCGCCGGCCTCCAGCAGCGCCCTGAGCAGCTGTTCGTCGTCGGCGCTGAGCTGCGAGACGAAGCGGGCGAGCACCACGTCCCGCGCGGTGTCCTTGTCGAGTTCGTGGTGCATGCGCCGCGCGGTGAGTCCCGGCGCGTCCTGCGCGGCGGAGTAGGCGTAGCCACGACCGGCCCGCTCGCGCAGGACCGTGCCCTTCTCGTGGAGCCGGGACAGGATCGTGGCGACCGTGGTCCTGGCCAGGGTCATGGGCACGGCCCGCTGCACCTGCCGGGCGGACAGCGGCCCGTCGGCGGCCCACAGCGCGGCCAGCACGCTCGCTTCCAGTTCGCCCGCCGGTCGGCGTTCGCCGCTCGCATCGGCCACGGGAGACCGTCCCCTCTCGGTAACGTCTGCAGTTCGGTCCACCCATTATGAGAGGGCAGCCCCGCCCGATCGGCCCTCAGGGCGATTGCCACTCCGGTCCTGGCCGGGCAGGATGCCCGGATGCGCTTCTCGATCAACATTCCGAACTTCGGGGACTTCGCCGACGCCAGGACCGTGGTGAAGGTGGCAGTGGCGGCGGAGCAGGCCGGCTGGGACGGGCTGTTCGTCTGGGACCACGTGGTGCACGACAAACAGGTACGCCGGGGTGTGCCCTTCGCCGATCCGTGGATGCTGCTGACGGCCGCTGCGCTGTCGACCTCGCGGATAAAGCTCGGCACGATGGTCACCCCCGTCGCCCGGCGGCGCCCGCAGCAACTCGCCCGCCAGGTGGCCACCCTCGACGCGCTCAGCGGCGGCCGGGTGATCTTCGGCGCGGGGCTCGGCGGGCCGATCGAGGACGAGTACGGCAGCTTCGGCGAGCCGACCGACCCGGTCGTCCTCGCGGAGCTGCTGGACGAGGGCCTGGACCTGCTGGACCGCTACTGGTCGGGTGAGCAGGTCAACCATCAGGGCAAACACCACCAGGTGCACGATGTGACGCTATTGCCGGCCACGGTGCAGCGGCCCCGGCCGCCGGTCTGGATCGGCGGGTTCTGGCCGAGCCGCCCGCCGATGCGGCGGGCCGCTCGCTGGGACGGCGCTGCCCCGCTGTTCGCCGACGCACGGCACGGCGAGGCGCCGCCGGTCGGCCAGGTGCGGGAGCTGGTCGCGTACGTACGGGAGCACCGCGACGCCCCGCAGGGCGCCCCCTTCGACATCGTCCTCGGCGGCGCCAGCCCCACCGGGACGGCCGAGGCACAGGATCTGCTCGGGCCGCTGGCCGAGGCGGGCGCCACCTGGTGGGACGAACGGCAGCTCCAGGGCGGCGCGGGACTCGACAAGCTCGGCCCGGTGCTGCGCCGGGTCGAACAGGGCCCGCCGGCCTGACCGGCCTGGCGCGACCGGCCCGCACGGACCGAGGCGCGACCGGCACGCGGGGACCGAGGCGCGACCGGCCGCGCCCGGTCCCTGCTCGGTCCTCGGACGGCGGAACTCCGGTGTGCCGCAGACCCATTGACGAAAGGTCTGGACCAATCTAGCCTGTGGCGCACCCTTTCACGTGTGTCCCCAACCCCCCCACGGGCGTCGCACCGCTACCTCCGGTGAGCCGCGCCGAGAAGGGAGCACCGCATGATCAGCCGGAAACTGCGCACGCTCGGAGCGTGCCTGACCCTCGCCTTCGCGGTTCAACTGCCCCAGCTCTCCGCCTCCGCCGCGCCCGCTCCGGACCCCGCACGGGCCCCGGCGGGCGCCCAGGCCGACACCTGCGCCCTCAAGCCGAGACCCACCGGCAAGGTGCTCCAGGGGTACTGGGAGAACTGGGACGGCGCCGCCAACGGCGTCCACCCGCCGCTCGGTTGGATCCCCCTCACCGACAGCAGGATCGCCGCACACGGCTACAACGTCGCCAACCTGGCCTTCCCGGTGATCCGTTCGGACGGCACCGTGCTGTGGGAGAACGGGATGGACGCCACGGTGAAGGTGCCGACCCCCGCCGAGATGTGCCAGGCCAAGGCGGCCGGGCTGACCACACTGATGTCGATCGGCGGTGCCACCGCGGGAATCGACCTCAGCTCCACGGCCGTGGCCGACCGGTTCGTCGCCACGGTCGTGCCGATCCTGAAGAAGTACAACTTCGACGGCATCGACATCGACATCGAGACGGGCCTCACCGGCAGCGGCAACATCAACCAGCTCTCCGCGTCCCAGTCCAACCTGATCCGCATCATCGACGGTGTGCTCGCGCAGATGCCGTCGGGCTTCGGGCTGACCATGGCGCCGGAGACGGCCTATGTCACCGGGGGCAGCATCACCTACGGCTCGATCTGGGGCGCGTATCTGCCGATCGTGAAGAAGTACGCGGACAACGGCCGGCTGTGGTGGCTGAACATGCAGTACTACAACGGAAGCATGTACGGCTGCGCCGCCGACTCGTACGAGGCGGGAACGGTCGCGGGGTTCACCGCGCAGACCGACTGCCTCAACAAGGGCCTGGTCGTGCAGGGCACCACGGTCAAGGTGCCCTACGACAAGCAAGTACCGGGACTTCCGGCCCAGTCGGGGGCCGGCGGGGGATACATGGCCCCGAATCTGGTGACACAGGCGTGGAACAAGTACAACGGCGCCCTCAAGGGCCTGATGACCTGGTCGCTCAACTGGGACGGTGCGAAGAACTGGACCTTCGGCAACAACGTCAAGGCCCTGCAAGGCCGTTGACCGTGGCCGGTCGGCGCTTCACACGACCGACATGAAGCTGTCACAGGTGAACCGGAATGCGCGGTGAACCACCGCCCGTTTTCCTCGACATGACTATCGGAGTCGCACTTCACCAAGCCGGCAGCGAGAACCAGGTCGACGCCACCGTACGGCTCGCCGGGGAGGCCGCCGCCGCCGGGCTGCGGTCGGCCTGGTTCGGGCAGACCTTCGGCGCGGACTCTCCGCAGCTCGCTGCCGTCGTCGGGCGTGAGGTGCCCACCCTCCAGGTGGGCACCTCGGCCATTCCGATCTTCGGGCGCCACCCGCTGATCGTCTCCAGCCAGGCGCAGACCGCCCAGGCGGCCACCCATGGCCGTTACCACCTCGGACTCGCCCTCGGCGCCAAGAGTCTGATCGAGAGCGGGTTCGGCATCCCGCACGAGCGGCCCATCGCCCGGCTGCGCGAATTCCTCACCGCGCTGAGGCAGTTGACCGAGACCGGCGCGGCCGACTTCCACGGCGAACTGCTCACGGCCGCCACACCGCTGCCCGCGCGGGTGCCCGGCGCCGAGGGCGGGGTGCCGCTGCTCGTCGCCGCGATGGGTCCGCAGGCGCTGCGGGTCAGCGGTCAACTGGCCGACGGGATCCTGCCGTACCTCGCCGGGCCGCGCGCCCTGGCCGAGCACATCGTCCCGGCCGTGACTGCGGCAGCGGCGGAGGCAGGACGTCCCGCGCCCAGGATCGTGGCGTTCGTGCACGGTGTGGTCACCGACGACGTCGAATCCGTACGGGAGACCGTGACGGAACAGCTCGCCTTCTACGAGCCGATCCCGTCCTACGCCCGGGTGATCGAACTGTCCGGCGGCACACGGGCGTCGGACGTGTCCGTGATCGGTGACGAGGAGACGGTCGCCGCCGAGATACAGCGCTACCGGGACGCCGGAGCCACCGAAGTGGTGTTCTCGGGGACCGACGTCGCGGGGGAGGCCGCCCGGCGCCGCACCTGGGCGCTCCTGGGTGAACTGGCAGGCTGAGCAGGGCTGTCGGGACCTCAGCCCGACGGTGCGGCGGTCGGGGGAACGCCACCGCCGCCACCGGCGACGCCGCCCCCGATCTCACCACCCCCGACCTCACCCGCCGGCGGGGTCGCGGCGGGGTCGGCGCGTGACGGCGTGGGACGGGACGGGCAGTCTGCACCGTCCCGCCGCACCTGCCATCCCGACGACTTGGCCCGTGCGGCCGGTCCCGCCTCCGTTCCCGCGCCCGGGTCCGTGTCCGGCGGCGAGGTGACCGTGACCCGTACGTCCGCGCCGTCGTCCGCCTGGCCGCTGCTCTGCCAGGCGGCCGTCGCGGTGCACGCCAACTGGCCTATCGCCGTGCCGGTGAGCCGGGGGAACCCCGGCTGGAGCCGGATGGTCACCGCGCTGCCCGTGACGGTGACCCTGGGCGCCGGCATGGGGGTCGGGAGCTGCGTGGCCAGGCCGCTCTGCCACTCGGACTCGGTGGGCCCCGCGACGAGTGTGCTGACGGCCGCCGCCACCCCGGTGACCTCGTCGGCGGGGCGGGAGACCGGGTGCAGCCCGCCGTGCTCCGCCGATCCCCGGTCCACCCAGTAGAGCGTCACGAACGCGCGCAGGCCGTTGGCCGGTTCGCCGGCCTGGATGACTCCGGACGGCGGGATACGGCAGCCCGACGCCAGGAGTGTCGTCGCGACGCCGAGTGACAGGGCCAGCAGCCGGGTTGTCCTCACCGCACATCCTTTCCACGGTCTGCCGGCCGGCCGGGCGGTGGCCCGTCCAGCGGCAGCCGCACGGTGAACACCGTGCCACCGCCGGGCCGGTCGGCCACCCGCACCGTCCCGCCGTGCAGCCGTACGTTCTCCAGCGTGATGGCGAGACCGAGCCCGCTGCTCTCGCTGCGGGCGCGGGTGGTGTCCGCCTTGTAGAACCGCTCGAAGACATGCGGCATGTCCCGCTCGGGAATCCCCGGACCGTGGTCGGCCACCTCGATGACCGCGACCGAGGCCCCGGCCGCGCCGAGCCGTAGCACCACCGGCGGCGCGCCGTGTCGGAGCGCGTTGCCGACGAGATTGGCGACCACCACGTCGATCCGGCGCGGATCGACCAGCCCGCGCAGTGCGCCGCCGGCCGGCAGCAGCAGCTCCACCTGGTCCAGCCAGCCGCGCGAGGCGAGCGTACGGCGCAGGGACTCCGCCAGATTGATCTCGTCCAGGCCGAGTTCGGCGGCCCCCGCATCGAAGCGGGATATCTCCATCAGGTCGTTCACCAGCCGGACCAGTTTCGTCGTCTCCGCGCTGACCAGCCGCACCGCGTCCGCCGTCTCGCCCGTCAACTGCGCCGCGTCCTCGTCCAGTACGTCCGTCACGGCCGACATCGCGGCCAGCGGAGTGCGCAGTTCGTGCGAGACGTCGGACGCGAAGCGGCGCGCCTGCGCCTCCATCCGGCGCAGCTCCGAGACGGACTGCTCAAGCGCGGCTGCCGTGTCGTTGAACGTGGCCGACAGATCGGCCAGTTCGTCCGTGCCGTTGACGGCGAGCCGCGTGTCGAGCCGCCCCTCGGCCATGCTGCGCGTGGCGTGGCGCAGTGCGCGTACCGGCCGCAGCACACCGCGTGCCGCGAGCAGCGCGAGGACGACGGCCAGACCGAGCGCGGGGACGGCCGCGCGCTCGATCGCCGTGATCAGCGCGTCCACATAAGCCTGTTCGGTGTTCTGCGAGACGGCCAGATACAGCGTCAGACCCGAGGCGGGTCCGCCGGACGTGGGCTGGTCGGCGGTGCTGTACGTGACCGGCAGTCCGACCACGAGTACGGAGGTGTCCTGCCGCGCGACGCGCTGGAACGCCGCGACCGGGCGGCTGCGCGCGGACTCGCGTAGTTCGGGGGTCAACTCGTCGAATTCGTCGCCCGGTTCGGAGCTGGCCTGCAGCTCTCCGTACGTGCCGAGCACCCGCCAGTGCTGTGACCTGTTCGCCCGCGAGACGGCGGTGACCAGCTCCGCCAGCCGGTCCTCGGTCAGCGGCATCGTGACCTGCGGCGCCTCGGCGTCGACGGTGTCCCTGAACTGTTTGACGACCGTGTCCTGGCTC is from Streptomyces sp. NBC_00370 and encodes:
- a CDS encoding CU044_5270 family protein, producing MSPTTPNDPNTPNDPTDSGSLTAEPEADVAVLARLLPELPERDLPPGRHLHHRNVLLRRIDDEQRTARPRRRLTRPAVVMPAVAAALAAALVITLTPHNDRAPAAGPDTGRGATVLLGRIAAASMETDTKAVKDSQFVYVQSLVRSNEGVLDGPVKLGPAYKQEAWLSQDPAPVTTIGWTRESGKGATMPDEDVPIEASTPDGSDDTGAVPAGIDRPTYKWLASLPTDPDALLALLRAQIRPADGETEDQAVFFRAGDLLSQTVMPAANAAAFYRAVAKIPGVTEIPDAVDAAGRHGIGVTLDDTGTATRDEWIFDKHTLAFLGSRSYLTKDHKPGKADVLFGSQAILRRAVVDQHGMEPADANS
- a CDS encoding RNA polymerase sigma factor, giving the protein MRARIRAGDRSAFAELYEEHARTVYNHALRLTGDWSAAEEVMSETFLAAWRTRERLEPDGGSLRPWLLGIATHKVHNANRSRRRRLAFLAHRPPPPAVADFAEETAGRIDDARTLAAVQDALGRLRRQEREVLALCVWAGLDYQQTAQALGIPVGTVRSRLSRARAKLSRLTEENTEPRRDRGEVASEAVFAALPLQEETR
- a CDS encoding M56 family metallopeptidase produces the protein MIVLLLVPLLVPFAAPLFAYRVVDRLPPVAALWTLTLTSVVLATSCLASLGALLLPGALRVPVLARLGELVRPLNVAPTAVLDPAALLGLGGLAFGALVCCAVTVARSVLRQWRLLRTARSYAARVPAAGDLSVIDDDRADAYALPGRPGRIVVTSGMLRVLDPAEREALFAHERAHLAGRHHYFLGAAELAARCHPALRTVRGAVALAAERSADEAAALATGDRRLTARAIGRAALASRDTPPGRPAFTAAAATGPVPRRVAALLHRPTGHRRLAPAIALVLLVCAGVSSGAAAAGAISLHTSVEVAQGEARARQ
- a CDS encoding BlaI/MecI/CopY family transcriptional regulator; its protein translation is MADASGERRPAGELEASVLAALWAADGPLSARQVQRAVPMTLARTTVATILSRLHEKGTVLRERAGRGYAYSAAQDAPGLTARRMHHELDKDTARDVVLARFVSQLSADDEQLLRALLEAGDQ
- a CDS encoding LLM class flavin-dependent oxidoreductase — its product is MRFSINIPNFGDFADARTVVKVAVAAEQAGWDGLFVWDHVVHDKQVRRGVPFADPWMLLTAAALSTSRIKLGTMVTPVARRRPQQLARQVATLDALSGGRVIFGAGLGGPIEDEYGSFGEPTDPVVLAELLDEGLDLLDRYWSGEQVNHQGKHHQVHDVTLLPATVQRPRPPVWIGGFWPSRPPMRRAARWDGAAPLFADARHGEAPPVGQVRELVAYVREHRDAPQGAPFDIVLGGASPTGTAEAQDLLGPLAEAGATWWDERQLQGGAGLDKLGPVLRRVEQGPPA
- a CDS encoding chitinase; the encoded protein is MISRKLRTLGACLTLAFAVQLPQLSASAAPAPDPARAPAGAQADTCALKPRPTGKVLQGYWENWDGAANGVHPPLGWIPLTDSRIAAHGYNVANLAFPVIRSDGTVLWENGMDATVKVPTPAEMCQAKAAGLTTLMSIGGATAGIDLSSTAVADRFVATVVPILKKYNFDGIDIDIETGLTGSGNINQLSASQSNLIRIIDGVLAQMPSGFGLTMAPETAYVTGGSITYGSIWGAYLPIVKKYADNGRLWWLNMQYYNGSMYGCAADSYEAGTVAGFTAQTDCLNKGLVVQGTTVKVPYDKQVPGLPAQSGAGGGYMAPNLVTQAWNKYNGALKGLMTWSLNWDGAKNWTFGNNVKALQGR
- a CDS encoding TIGR03564 family F420-dependent LLM class oxidoreductase, producing the protein MTIGVALHQAGSENQVDATVRLAGEAAAAGLRSAWFGQTFGADSPQLAAVVGREVPTLQVGTSAIPIFGRHPLIVSSQAQTAQAATHGRYHLGLALGAKSLIESGFGIPHERPIARLREFLTALRQLTETGAADFHGELLTAATPLPARVPGAEGGVPLLVAAMGPQALRVSGQLADGILPYLAGPRALAEHIVPAVTAAAAEAGRPAPRIVAFVHGVVTDDVESVRETVTEQLAFYEPIPSYARVIELSGGTRASDVSVIGDEETVAAEIQRYRDAGATEVVFSGTDVAGEAARRRTWALLGELAG
- a CDS encoding HAMP domain-containing sensor histidine kinase — encoded protein: MTAFTALRGLRFRLLAAFALVAAVSALATGALTFREARTGVLQQSQDTVVKQFRDTVDAEAPQVTMPLTEDRLAELVTAVSRANRSQHWRVLGTYGELQASSEPGDEFDELTPELRESARSRPVAAFQRVARQDTSVLVVGLPVTYSTADQPTSGGPASGLTLYLAVSQNTEQAYVDALITAIERAAVPALGLAVVLALLAARGVLRPVRALRHATRSMAEGRLDTRLAVNGTDELADLSATFNDTAAALEQSVSELRRMEAQARRFASDVSHELRTPLAAMSAVTDVLDEDAAQLTGETADAVRLVSAETTKLVRLVNDLMEISRFDAGAAELGLDEINLAESLRRTLASRGWLDQVELLLPAGGALRGLVDPRRIDVVVANLVGNALRHGAPPVVLRLGAAGASVAVIEVADHGPGIPERDMPHVFERFYKADTTRARSESSGLGLAITLENVRLHGGTVRVADRPGGGTVFTVRLPLDGPPPGRPADRGKDVR